The Thermococcus sp. 21S7 genome has a window encoding:
- a CDS encoding ABC transporter ATP-binding protein yields the protein NLMKKLKKELGLSMIFITHDLSILAEISDRVAVMYAGKIVEMGPVEKVIDNPLHPYTRALLSAVPEPKPERRNIIKELPIKGEVPNAVDIPPGCRFHPRCIYAQKGLCDTKHPQLVEYEHNHFAECHLVGKY from the coding sequence TCAACCTCATGAAGAAGCTGAAGAAGGAACTCGGCCTCTCGATGATATTCATCACCCACGACCTCAGCATCCTCGCTGAGATCAGCGACAGGGTTGCTGTGATGTACGCCGGTAAGATAGTCGAGATGGGTCCAGTCGAGAAGGTCATCGACAACCCGCTCCACCCGTACACCAGGGCACTGCTCTCCGCCGTTCCGGAGCCCAAACCGGAGCGCAGGAACATCATCAAGGAACTGCCGATCAAGGGTGAGGTTCCCAACGCCGTTGACATACCGCCCGGATGCCGCTTCCACCCGAGGTGCATTTACGCCCAGAAGGGACTCTGCGACACCAAGCATCCGCAGCTCGTCGAGTACGAGCAC